Genomic segment of Candidatus Chlorohelix allophototropha:
ACGGATAATATGCAGCCAGAGAAGCTGGGCGTTAAGACAGGTGCTTCAGAAGATTCGAGGAAGGCTATACTGGTTACCTTGCGTCAGCACATTAAACAGCTTGAGGCAGAAAACCGAGAACTCAAACGACAAATTGAAGTAGCTTACGGACAGATCTATAAGCAGCCCAGTCCTAAACAATAACGCCGAAGGAGTGAAACAGCCCTCTAACAACTCTCCATACCTAACGTACTGCACGGCTGTTTCACGGATGTAGGCGGGTTCGAGGTCGCAACCTCGAACCTATGTATTTAAAAACTTCTACGTTGAAAGTATAGCTACGAAGTATTCATCCCTTTGTTAAGCCCAGAGCCTCTACTCCCCTACAGATAATGTATAGTGTGGGAACTTCGATATTGGTGGAGGCAGTGGCGCGTTCCGACTACAACGCCGAGAGTGCCCTCTTGACGATGAGTGAAGTGCTAAAACAACACGGTCTACCTTGAACAAATCACCTTTGACCGCGATCCTCGCTGGGTGGGTAGTCATAGCACCGTGATTTCCCTTCCGCCTTCGTCAAATACTGGACTTGTCTGGGCATCCTCGTCACGATTTGTCCACCCCATCGTCCTGATATGAATGGCTTTGTGGAGCGCTACAATGGCTCTTTTGGCAGGGAGTGTCTGGCAGCACTCCAGCCTCAAACCCTAGCACAAGTGCGAGAAGTAACGGCCCAGTACCGGCAACATTACAACTATGAGAGACCGCATCAAGGGCTGAGTTGTGGCAACAAGCCTCCACGAGTAGCCTTTGCTGAGTTGCCAGTCCTGAAAAGTCTGCCCTTGATAGTGAACCCAGATGGGTGGATAAAAAGCTGTCACGGCTTGAGATACCTACGCAAAGCCGATCATAAAGGGACAGTTCGAGTAGATAAACACCACTACTATGTAGGAAAAGAACTGGCGGGGAAGTATGTGCAGGCGGAAGTGGACGGCGTACAAGGACAATTGGTGTTTTGGAATGAACAGCGTGAAGTGAAACGGGTAGCAATCAAGGGCTTGATCGGACAAGAGTTAGGTTATGAGGAATTTCTGAAGTTACGGTTGAAGGAAGCAAAGAGTGAGCGGCGGCTAGCGGGAATGAGAACCAGAGCGAGGCAGGGCATCGCCTTCGATAGCTAGCCGGAATAGCTGAAAAGGGAGAAAGGCAGCACGCCAGCCGGAAAGCCGGAAGGTTAGAGGTGTACTTTTGCGGTCTGGAAGCGGAAGAGGAGTGGTATGTACGGTGGGGAGTGTAATTGAAGAAGGCAAAAGAAGTGGAAAACGAATTTCCAGACAAATACCAGGGGGAAATAGCCTGATGGGAAGGAGCTATTGCTCTCTCAGGGGGGCTACGAAGTGTCGAAGAATAGTAGAGGGTGTTGCTACGGGTAAACAGTACAGTTAGAGCGGCTGGGTTATCAGGTTAATCTTAAAAACCCTGAACCCAAATTAGCTTGATCATTTTCTGACTCCATTCTCTATTTGGTTAGGGGGGAAACGGATTTTCATAGCAGCAGCAGCAACCTGCGGAAGACTCTATTTTGTTGTCTTAATCTGGCACTCTACAAAGCCATGCAATAATCGACTGGGAATGTACCTTGAGAGATTTAGAATACCTAGTTACCCTGAGCAGGTATTTTAGGAAAATACATATATAGTTGACTAAAATAGATTTCAAAAGCTTTTGGAATTATTTTTCACTGAAAGTTAGGAATTCTGTAAAACCCATGAAAATGCCAAAATGAAGCTAATTTCCATTACAGTGAACCTAAATTCCCAACAAAATGAAACTAAATTCCAAAATTTACAGCGGGTAACCCTTTCCCTGCCTCCCCTCCCTGAGTAATTACGTAAATTTATTTGATCAGTGCTTTTATATTTCCATTGCTCACTCTTAGGTCTAGGTTAAGTACATTTCCACCTTTAGCATATTCAGCGTTTGTATAAATTGTTTGATTGCCTATACGGTTAAATCCTGGTGCGCTGAAATTACCGGTCGTGATTGTCGCAGTTACTTTAATGCCCAATCCGCTTGGCACAACAAAGGTAATATCACCATTGCCCACTCCGGCAACAGCGTAGTAAGTTGCATTTAGTCCTGTTGAGAAATCAAGCGTAATCTTACCACTACCTACCTTGATATTCATCGCGGGAGAGTTGGTATTAGCCAACCCTTTCATGCTGATAGAACCGGTTCCCACTTCAACCGAAAGCTGTTTTAGCGAGGTCTGTGGCTGTTCTAGGTTCAAATCCACACTACCATTTAGTACTTTCGCGTAAAAATTGCTTAGTTGTGCATTGCCGGTATTAGCAATTACACTCCCGTTGCCGATGGCTGCGCTGAAATCCAACCCTTCCTTACCACCGAATTGCAAATTCCAGCGGTTTACCAAGCCGTTGGAAGGCAACTTACTACCGCTAATATTTTGGTGGATTTTAAGGCTTGGTGAGCCAATTCCATCGGTTTGTGGCTTTAATTGGGGGATATTATAGTCAAGTTGCCCCATTAAGCCGGTATCACTGTTACCCTGCAATTGTATTTCGCCGCCTGCAATATCCAATGAAATAGCCTTTGAGTCATTGGATATTATGGATTCGGTCTGTAGCGTTCCGATAGAAAGTTCCTGTGTGGTATCGTCACCACATGCGACAAATATCCAGCTTGAAAACAAGACCAGTATTACTAAAAAACCTATTCTTTTGTTCACTGCCACCATGCTATGCTATTCTTTCTAGAGGTGTTAGATAATCGCGTTAAAAATCCGCATCGCTCTCACCAAGAGGTAAAAGCAGGTCAAAATACTGCCTTTGTACTACGAAACCCGGCGCTGGAGGATTACTACCGGATGGAAAGGCTATTGGTCGGTAATCGCTCGATTGAGGGCAGCCCAATTCTATCCATAAATCCCATACTTGTTCGACCAGTAAAAGAGCTTGGTTGGAAGTAGAGTCTGATATACCGATTCGCCAACCTAATAGCGATTCTGCATTTATTATAATCGCAAGATCTAAAGCTTGCTCATCTTCGGTTGGCACGACCAATACCATACCTCGCCAGTCAAACCGGATACTATTCCGATCGTTAGGGTTGCGGGCTTCCTGAGTAGAGACCTCATTACCAACCAATAGGCTACAAATTCGTTTTTCATGGGCAGCTGCCAGCAAAATGTTAAAACCTTGCGCCATCCCGATTGCGGTACGCTGTTCATTCTCTAATTGTGCCCATTTCTGTCTGTTATTGCCCCAATTTTTGTACCAATCCTGAAAAATATCGCTGGCAGGATCAAGCAATTCTCTCCGTAAATATCCATTAGCTTTCTGGTGGCTGTAATTAGCCTCAAGCAAAGCGCTATATTTATCCAGCGAAGCCTCACGGGTAACATAGATTTTCCCACCGTTTACTCGTAGATTAAGCGGCAAAATGGAGTCGAGCGGTAAACATGTGGTTACCAATTGTGAGTTTGGCTCAAACCGACGTGAAAGAGGGTGCAGCATAGATCCGCGCATTGGCATAAAACCACCTGTGCTTGAATCAATAGCACGCAAAATACCATCGGCATCCTTCCGAAAACAGGGTATTAACCCCCCCCAAACATGCCGACTAATTGAAATTGGTACCAGTAGCAACCCACCTACTTTTAATTGGGAAACCCATGCCGGGCTGACTTCCCATTGTTGTACCGTAACAATAATGCGGTCGTAGGGTGCTTCTTCCTCAAATCCACCTGCGCCATCGGTATTTATTACCTTTATTTTTGAGTAAATTTCTCCTAACTCTTGTAGCTTGCGGTAGGTATTTTTAGCAAGTTCAGTATCTAGTTCGACCGTAACAACCTGACCCTGTGTTCCGACTATATACGCCATAATGGCAGCGTTATAACCCACCCCCGCCCCTATTTCCAGCACTTTCATTCCCGGTTCAAGCTGCAAAACTTCCAACATGTCCGCCATCAAATATGGCTGTGAACTGCTACTACTGGGCATACCGTCGTCTGTGTATTTCACTACTATGGCATCGTCGGTATAAACTTTTTCAAGCGTTAATTCGGGTGGCAAGAAGTGTTCCCGAGGGATGGTCAGGAATGCTGATTCGATCAAGGGGTTTTTAAAAGCCAGACCTTGTTTGAGTAATTCTACTAACTGAGCACGTAACTCAGCCGCGTGGGAAGCCGCTAACCGGGAAATATCGCCATTATCCGCGTCTTTCTCTTCGCGTCCCATAGATTTACTCCGGTTCTGGAGGAAAAACATCAAGTTGCAGGAGTAAATTGTCCTCCTGCAACCGTGATTAGAGATAGGCAGAGAATAAATCTCTAGCTCTGTAATTTCTCGCGCACGCCCTCAATCGGTATCTCGAAATCTATTGCTGCGCGTACAATGCGGCTAATAATTAATTGCTGTTGTTCATAGGTGTAGCGATTTCGATTTTCCGCTTCACTAAAATAGGTAATCGCGTCGAAAATGTTACCTTCGGTATCAAGCGGGAATGTAAAGAAGTTCTGATAGTGCATAACTTCGTTCATTTTCAGTCCGGCTGAAAACGGATGGTTCTCATTTGTTTGCGCCGGGTTAGCATTCGCTTTTACCACACTAGGGTTAAGCCCGCCCGGTACATAAGTGACAGGCGCCAGGGCTTTTTCTTCATTAGGATTCTGGCTCATAACTCTCCTGATAGGCTTTAGAATTTGGAACAGTACGCTGAAATCATTATAACCTTTACCTTATTATGGGTCAATGTGACCGGAATAAAGAGACCATTGGCGATAACAAATAGCGTACAAACTTACACCCCGTTTACGCACC
This window contains:
- a CDS encoding rRNA adenine N-6-methyltransferase family protein codes for the protein MGREEKDADNGDISRLAASHAAELRAQLVELLKQGLAFKNPLIESAFLTIPREHFLPPELTLEKVYTDDAIVVKYTDDGMPSSSSSQPYLMADMLEVLQLEPGMKVLEIGAGVGYNAAIMAYIVGTQGQVVTVELDTELAKNTYRKLQELGEIYSKIKVINTDGAGGFEEEAPYDRIIVTVQQWEVSPAWVSQLKVGGLLLVPISISRHVWGGLIPCFRKDADGILRAIDSSTGGFMPMRGSMLHPLSRRFEPNSQLVTTCLPLDSILPLNLRVNGGKIYVTREASLDKYSALLEANYSHQKANGYLRRELLDPASDIFQDWYKNWGNNRQKWAQLENEQRTAIGMAQGFNILLAAAHEKRICSLLVGNEVSTQEARNPNDRNSIRFDWRGMVLVVPTEDEQALDLAIIINAESLLGWRIGISDSTSNQALLLVEQVWDLWIELGCPQSSDYRPIAFPSGSNPPAPGFVVQRQYFDLLLPLGESDADF
- a CDS encoding transposase; translation: MCPPHRPDMNGFVERYNGSFGRECLAALQPQTLAQVREVTAQYRQHYNYERPHQGLSCGNKPPRVAFAELPVLKSLPLIVNPDGWIKSCHGLRYLRKADHKGTVRVDKHHYYVGKELAGKYVQAEVDGVQGQLVFWNEQREVKRVAIKGLIGQELGYEEFLKLRLKEAKSERRLAGMRTRARQGIAFDS